A region from the Acyrthosiphon pisum isolate AL4f chromosome A1, pea_aphid_22Mar2018_4r6ur, whole genome shotgun sequence genome encodes:
- the LOC107885511 gene encoding uncharacterized protein LOC107885511, translating to MINLVYLLNALSIERAVIAFSDLNICVGGPKSTNIPGIKDNNAEPSSNKVWHQLDCPYIIPSGKKRSLNCEKLLGKFRLKKLKIISGKITKKYISPTLTPIRRKMYSDILLHKVTLAKTNKRYLLCIQNLHNKFSSSQNKIKEISTDSINNIISQ from the exons atgataaatttgGTATATCTATTAAATGCTTTAAGTATAGAAAGAGCAGTAATAGCATtttcagatttaaatatttgtgttggTGGTCCAAAGTCAACAAACATTCCAG gtataaaagataataatgcTGAACCAAGTTCCAATAAAGTATGGCATCAGTTAGACTGTCCATATATTATTCCTTCAGGCAAAAAAAGAAGTTTAAACTGTGAAAAGTTACTTGGCAAATTtcgattgaaaaaattaaaaataatttctggtaaaATTACAAAGAAGTACATATCTCCAACGCTTACACCAATAAgaagaaaaatgtatagtgaTATACTTTTACATAAAGTTACTTtagcaaaaacaaataaaag gtatctattatgtattcaaaatcTTCACAATAAATTTAGTtcttcacaaaataaaattaaggaaatttCAACggattcaattaataatataattagtcaatga